A single genomic interval of Sphingobium sp. WTD-1 harbors:
- a CDS encoding methyltransferase, protein MTHADYGYGLWGLALVNAAVFILFAFSFFKPATRRDWRSFGAFSAFIVALFAEMYGFPLTIFLLSGWLQSHFPGVDWWSHDAGHILEMMFGWRINPHFGPFHIASFVLIGVGFWLISIAWTALHTSQRKHELAMTGVYARVRHPQYVGFILVMLGFLLQWPTLLTLAMFPVLVVMYIRLAKHEERYALATYGDSYRQYMAHVPAFFPSLRWKREIAGLAFTGNARMAGHQTDGPVSEGSREHDNMLPGG, encoded by the coding sequence ATGACGCACGCCGACTATGGCTATGGTCTGTGGGGGCTCGCGCTGGTCAATGCCGCCGTTTTCATCCTCTTTGCGTTCAGCTTCTTCAAGCCGGCAACGCGGCGCGACTGGCGCAGCTTCGGCGCGTTCAGTGCGTTCATCGTCGCGCTCTTCGCCGAAATGTATGGCTTCCCGCTCACGATCTTCCTGCTGTCGGGGTGGCTCCAGTCGCATTTCCCCGGCGTCGACTGGTGGAGCCACGATGCTGGCCACATCCTGGAAATGATGTTCGGCTGGCGCATCAATCCGCATTTCGGCCCGTTCCACATCGCCAGCTTTGTGCTGATTGGTGTAGGCTTTTGGCTAATCTCGATCGCGTGGACGGCGCTTCACACGAGTCAGCGCAAACACGAATTGGCAATGACGGGGGTCTACGCCCGGGTGCGGCACCCTCAATACGTAGGGTTCATCCTCGTCATGCTCGGTTTCTTGCTACAATGGCCGACGCTTCTGACGCTTGCCATGTTTCCGGTGCTGGTGGTGATGTACATTCGTTTGGCTAAGCATGAGGAGAGATACGCGCTCGCGACCTACGGCGATAGCTACCGCCAGTACATGGCCCATGTTCCCGCCTTCTTCCCCAGCTTGCGTTGGAAGCGGGAGATTGCAGGACTGGCCTTCACAGGAAATGCTCGAATGGCAGGCCATCAGACGGACGGGCCGGTTAGCGAGGGTTCTCGAGAACACGACAACATGCTGCCAGGAGGTTAG
- a CDS encoding DUF2933 domain-containing protein, translating into MGEHDHRMRKRGKIVLIGFLLVASFFLITEHTAHFLGVLPYLILLACPLMHLFMHHGQGGHQHGHEPGQAPAGLPANPNGRIEGESR; encoded by the coding sequence ATGGGCGAACATGACCATCGCATGCGCAAGCGCGGCAAGATCGTTCTGATCGGCTTCCTGCTCGTCGCCAGCTTCTTCCTCATTACCGAGCATACCGCGCACTTCCTGGGTGTGCTGCCCTATCTCATCCTGCTCGCCTGCCCGCTCATGCACCTGTTCATGCACCACGGCCAAGGTGGGCATCAGCATGGCCATGAGCCCGGCCAGGCACCCGCCGGCTTGCCGGCCAATCCCAACGGCCGCATCGAAGGAGAGTCGCGATGA
- a CDS encoding MBL fold metallo-hydrolase RNA specificity domain-containing protein, which produces MHKRKKRHHSRNQSGVTVLEREARIDLAKRPADGLGVAFLGASGTVTGSRYLVDDGETQIVVDSGLFQGPRDLRRLNWAPIPPEVADVGQVLLTHAHLDHSGALPRMARLGWDGTVLATRATAALCELLLPDSGHLQEKDAEFANRHGFSRHQPALPLYTQADARLALQLFRPIEFGAWHAVTDGIRVRYHRAGHILGAASIEIDWKGRTILFSGDIGRYGDSVMKDPEPPARADYVLVESTYGDRRHEQVDPTKTLGDHVERCVERGGTVVIPAFAVGRVQSLLYHFSRLRAQGRLRDIPIFLDSPMAINASGLMCDFMDEHRLARAECEAACSVAHYVREVEESKELTANPAPKVIISASGMATGGRVLHHLKRFAPDGKNLILFSGFQAAGTRGAAMIGGARTIKIHGEYIPVEAEVANLTMLSAHADSDELMRWLGSLHEAPRHVYVTHGEPTGAHVLAKRVSEELGWACSVPALGSWGMLA; this is translated from the coding sequence ATGCACAAGAGAAAGAAACGGCACCATTCCCGCAACCAGTCCGGCGTGACCGTCCTCGAGCGCGAAGCAAGGATCGATCTGGCCAAGCGCCCGGCCGATGGTCTCGGCGTCGCCTTTCTCGGCGCATCGGGAACGGTCACAGGGTCGCGTTATCTGGTGGACGATGGTGAAACTCAGATCGTTGTCGATTCCGGCCTGTTTCAAGGACCCAGGGATCTGCGCCGCCTTAATTGGGCGCCAATTCCACCCGAAGTCGCCGATGTCGGCCAAGTCCTGCTGACCCACGCTCATCTCGATCACTCGGGCGCGCTACCGCGCATGGCGCGCCTGGGCTGGGACGGTACCGTCCTTGCCACCCGGGCGACCGCGGCCCTGTGCGAGCTCCTTCTTCCCGACAGCGGTCATCTGCAGGAAAAGGATGCGGAGTTCGCCAACCGGCACGGCTTCTCCAGGCACCAGCCGGCGCTGCCGCTCTACACCCAGGCTGACGCGCGTCTGGCATTGCAGCTCTTCCGGCCGATCGAGTTCGGAGCGTGGCATGCAGTCACGGACGGCATCAGGGTGCGCTATCATCGCGCCGGCCACATCCTCGGCGCGGCGTCGATCGAGATCGACTGGAAGGGGCGGACAATCCTCTTCTCAGGCGACATCGGCCGTTACGGCGATTCGGTGATGAAAGATCCCGAGCCGCCCGCGCGCGCCGACTATGTCCTGGTGGAATCGACCTATGGCGATCGGCGCCACGAGCAGGTCGATCCGACAAAGACGCTTGGAGATCATGTCGAACGATGCGTCGAGAGAGGAGGGACGGTGGTGATCCCGGCCTTCGCCGTGGGACGGGTCCAGTCGCTTCTCTATCATTTCTCGCGTCTGCGCGCGCAGGGACGCCTCCGCGACATCCCGATCTTCCTCGACAGCCCGATGGCGATCAACGCGAGCGGGCTGATGTGCGATTTCATGGACGAGCATCGCCTGGCCCGCGCCGAGTGCGAAGCGGCGTGCAGCGTCGCGCACTATGTGCGCGAAGTGGAGGAATCCAAGGAACTCACCGCCAACCCCGCCCCAAAGGTCATCATCTCGGCCAGCGGAATGGCAACGGGCGGCCGCGTGCTCCACCATCTCAAGCGCTTCGCGCCGGATGGGAAGAACCTCATCCTCTTCTCGGGCTTCCAGGCGGCGGGCACCCGCGGCGCCGCCATGATCGGCGGCGCCCGGACGATCAAGATCCACGGCGAGTATATCCCGGTCGAAGCCGAGGTCGCCAACCTGACGATGCTCTCGGCGCATGCCGACAGCGACGAGCTCATGCGCTGGCTCGGCTCGCTGCACGAGGCCCCGCGCCACGTCTATGTCACCCATGGCGAGCCGACCGGCGCCCACGTCCTGGCGAAGCGTGTCTCGGAGGAACTGGGCTGGGCATGCAGCGTACCGGCGCTGGGTAGCTGGGGCATGCTCGCGTGA
- a CDS encoding thymidine phosphorylase family protein: MKPGIIENAEAESVATTLRARRIGLSGAGSDLIAVMRHDCPVCRSEGLASRAQVALRAGGREIVVSLLHSSAEAPAPGEIGLSESAWQRLGVSEGDPVEIAHAQPLASLAEVRRRIYGNRLSDGAFSAIITDIAERRYSDVHLSAFVTACSAVPLDTDETISLTRAMVDVGERLQWPGTVIVDKHSVGGLPGNRTTPIIVSIMAAEGLIMPKTSSRAITSPAGTADTMEVLAPVDLDVSAIRKVVEREGGCIAWGGAVNLSPADDVIIGVERVLDIDAVGQMVASVLSKKVAAGATHLVIDIPVGPTAKVRGAAAADTLERALSSVAQAFGLRTRVMRGPGAEPIGRGIGPALEAQDILAVLQGQPGAEDLAHRACELAGGLLELADAAPAGEGYARARACLESGRAWAKFQRICEAQGGMRAPPVARFQQDMIAPYSGRLVSIDNRKLATVAKLAGAPMAKAAGVALQCRLNQMVDAGAPLSTIHAESPGELDYAAAYAVSDGPIFGIEAL; this comes from the coding sequence GTGAAGCCCGGGATCATCGAGAACGCCGAAGCAGAGTCTGTCGCGACGACGCTGCGGGCACGCCGCATCGGCCTGTCGGGTGCCGGTAGCGATCTGATTGCGGTCATGCGCCACGACTGTCCCGTCTGCCGCTCGGAAGGTCTTGCGTCCCGCGCGCAGGTCGCGCTGCGCGCCGGCGGGCGGGAAATCGTCGTCTCGCTGCTGCACAGTTCCGCGGAGGCTCCAGCGCCCGGCGAGATCGGCCTCTCGGAATCCGCATGGCAGCGGCTCGGCGTCAGCGAGGGCGATCCGGTCGAGATCGCGCACGCCCAGCCTCTCGCCTCGCTCGCCGAAGTGCGTCGGCGTATCTATGGCAATCGTCTCAGTGACGGGGCTTTTTCAGCGATCATCACCGACATCGCCGAGCGACGCTATAGCGATGTCCATCTCTCGGCATTCGTCACGGCCTGCTCGGCGGTCCCGCTCGATACGGACGAAACGATCAGCCTGACCAGGGCGATGGTCGATGTCGGCGAGCGATTGCAGTGGCCCGGAACGGTCATCGTCGACAAGCATAGCGTCGGTGGATTGCCGGGCAATCGCACCACGCCGATCATCGTCTCGATCATGGCCGCGGAGGGCCTGATCATGCCCAAGACATCGTCGCGGGCGATCACCTCGCCGGCCGGCACGGCGGACACGATGGAGGTGCTGGCACCTGTCGACCTCGACGTTTCCGCAATCCGCAAGGTGGTCGAGCGCGAAGGCGGCTGCATCGCCTGGGGCGGCGCCGTCAATCTCAGCCCTGCCGACGACGTGATCATCGGCGTGGAGCGCGTGCTCGATATCGATGCCGTCGGGCAGATGGTCGCCTCGGTGCTGTCCAAGAAAGTCGCGGCCGGTGCGACCCATCTGGTCATCGACATCCCGGTCGGGCCGACCGCCAAGGTCCGCGGAGCCGCTGCCGCCGACACCCTCGAGCGCGCGCTGAGCTCGGTCGCCCAAGCCTTCGGGCTTCGCACGCGCGTGATGCGCGGCCCCGGCGCGGAGCCGATCGGACGGGGCATCGGTCCGGCGCTCGAGGCGCAGGATATCCTTGCCGTGCTCCAGGGGCAGCCTGGCGCCGAGGATCTCGCCCACCGGGCCTGCGAGCTGGCGGGAGGACTGCTTGAGCTCGCGGACGCGGCCCCGGCCGGCGAAGGCTATGCGCGTGCGCGGGCGTGCCTCGAAAGCGGCCGGGCCTGGGCCAAGTTCCAACGTATCTGCGAAGCGCAGGGCGGCATGCGGGCTCCACCGGTCGCCCGGTTCCAACAGGATATGATCGCTCCCTATAGCGGCCGCCTGGTGAGTATCGACAATCGCAAGCTCGCGACGGTCGCGAAGCTTGCCGGCGCGCCGATGGCCAAGGCCGCCGGCGTCGCGCTGCAGTGTCGGCTGAACCAGATGGTGGATGCCGGGGCTCCCTTGAGCACCATTCATGCCGAGAGCCCGGGCGAGCTCGATTATGCGGCGGCCTATGCGGTGAGCGACGGGCCGATCTTCGGGATTGAAGCGCTATGA
- a CDS encoding ribose-phosphate pyrophosphokinase produces the protein MNRPVLFALSGSEALAQPLSAALDAEVGTIEHRQFPDGETYLRVVSDISDRDVILLCSLDHPDAKLLPLLFAADTARDLGARRIGLVAPYLAYMRQDIRFHAGEAVTSRTFAAILSRHLDWLVTVDPHLHRYHALSEIYRIPTQVVHAARLLASWIKRNVARPLIIGPDLESEQWVSQVAADADAPFLVCEKIRSGDRDVTISIPNAPAFLDRQPVLVDDIASSGRTLAEAARQLVGMGFARPDCVVVHPLFAGDAAQVLGGLVERIVSTNAVAHTSNDIDVMPAIAEAVRHGI, from the coding sequence ATGAACCGTCCCGTGCTGTTCGCGCTGTCTGGCAGCGAGGCCCTGGCACAGCCGCTATCCGCCGCACTCGATGCAGAGGTCGGCACGATCGAGCATCGTCAGTTTCCCGACGGGGAAACCTATCTCAGGGTCGTAAGCGACATCAGCGACCGCGACGTCATCCTGCTGTGCAGTCTCGATCATCCGGACGCCAAGCTGTTGCCGCTGCTGTTCGCAGCCGACACCGCGCGCGATCTGGGCGCTCGCAGGATCGGGCTCGTCGCCCCCTACCTCGCTTACATGCGCCAGGACATTCGCTTCCATGCCGGCGAGGCGGTGACGTCGCGAACCTTTGCCGCGATCCTGTCCCGCCATCTCGACTGGCTGGTGACGGTCGATCCGCATCTCCACCGCTATCATGCGTTGTCGGAAATCTACCGCATCCCGACCCAGGTTGTTCATGCTGCGCGGCTTCTGGCCTCGTGGATCAAGCGCAATGTCGCTCGTCCGCTGATCATCGGTCCGGACCTGGAAAGCGAACAGTGGGTCTCGCAGGTGGCGGCCGATGCCGATGCTCCGTTTCTCGTGTGCGAGAAAATCCGGTCCGGCGACCGTGACGTCACCATCTCGATTCCGAATGCCCCAGCGTTTCTCGATCGCCAGCCGGTGCTGGTCGACGATATCGCCTCATCCGGCCGGACCCTCGCCGAGGCGGCGCGCCAGCTGGTCGGCATGGGGTTCGCGCGACCGGATTGCGTGGTCGTGCATCCGCTTTTCGCCGGCGATGCAGCGCAAGTCCTGGGTGGGCTCGTCGAGAGGATCGTGAGCACGAACGCTGTTGCGCATACCTCTAATGATATCGACGTGATGCCGGCGATTGCGGAGGCCGTTCGTCACGGAATTTGA
- a CDS encoding NADH dehydrogenase ubiquinone Fe-S protein 4, with protein MAAPHDELVRNTRSGPRRRSSTPPNDNGRRCAVCTGAFPPDAVAIIEPMPIATNQGGRARRGQWRVRFEPRCPPFIDPLTGWTGGRDPLAHVELRFQDRGAAERYCRSTGLIFRLGAYPGLLGGGRV; from the coding sequence ATGGCGGCGCCGCATGACGAGCTGGTCCGGAACACCCGTTCCGGGCCACGCAGGCGGTCGTCAACGCCGCCGAACGATAATGGCCGGCGTTGTGCCGTTTGCACCGGCGCCTTCCCGCCCGATGCGGTGGCGATCATCGAGCCGATGCCGATCGCGACCAATCAGGGCGGACGGGCCCGGCGCGGCCAGTGGCGGGTCCGCTTCGAGCCGCGCTGTCCCCCCTTCATCGATCCGTTGACGGGGTGGACGGGCGGCCGCGATCCGCTTGCCCATGTCGAACTGCGATTTCAAGATCGTGGTGCGGCCGAGCGCTATTGCCGATCGACAGGACTGATATTTCGGCTCGGCGCGTATCCGGGCCTTCTGGGAGGTGGACGGGTTTGA
- a CDS encoding Hsp20/alpha crystallin family protein yields MAFRDLIPWSRQENRLPAAIGAERDREAATHPLFSLHRDVNRLFDDVFRGFGVPAFGGFDRGAAWPHVELGETDREIRVTAELPGLEEKDVDISIEEGALTIRGEKRAEVDDKDRGYSERSYGRFERRIGLPRGIDRDKATATFKNGVLTVALPRSEVPDDHRRRIPINGGAA; encoded by the coding sequence ATGGCGTTCCGTGATTTGATCCCCTGGAGCCGGCAGGAGAACCGGCTTCCCGCAGCCATCGGCGCCGAGCGCGATCGCGAGGCTGCAACCCACCCGCTCTTTTCGCTTCATCGCGACGTGAACCGGCTGTTCGATGACGTGTTTCGCGGTTTTGGCGTGCCGGCTTTCGGCGGCTTCGACCGCGGCGCCGCGTGGCCGCATGTCGAGCTTGGCGAGACCGATAGGGAGATTCGCGTGACTGCGGAGCTCCCTGGGCTCGAGGAAAAGGATGTCGACATCAGCATCGAGGAAGGCGCGCTGACCATCCGCGGCGAAAAGCGTGCGGAGGTCGACGACAAGGACCGCGGCTATTCCGAGCGGAGCTACGGCCGCTTCGAGCGCCGCATTGGCCTTCCGCGCGGAATCGACCGCGACAAGGCGACCGCGACGTTCAAGAACGGCGTGCTCACCGTCGCGCTGCCCCGATCGGAGGTGCCGGACGATCATCGTCGCCGCATTCCGATCAATGGCGGCGCCGCATGA
- a CDS encoding Hsp20 family protein, translated as MRSTFDFAPYRRSTVGFDRLFNMLEAGQREDDGFPPFDIVRDGEDSYRITLAVAGFRPNDIEVVAQQNQLTVTGQRAEDQDQGDYLHRGIATRSFERRIQLKRVVPEAMKPRKIEISGGGSAANDRIEAPKDAQAA; from the coding sequence ATGAGAAGCACGTTTGACTTTGCGCCCTATCGGCGCTCCACCGTTGGCTTCGACCGCCTGTTTAACATGCTCGAAGCGGGCCAGCGCGAGGATGACGGCTTTCCGCCGTTCGACATCGTGAGGGACGGCGAGGATAGCTATCGCATCACACTGGCCGTCGCTGGCTTCCGGCCGAACGATATCGAGGTCGTTGCCCAGCAGAATCAGCTCACCGTCACCGGCCAGCGCGCCGAAGACCAGGATCAGGGCGATTATCTGCATCGCGGCATCGCGACCCGTTCGTTCGAGCGGCGGATCCAGCTCAAGCGGGTCGTTCCCGAAGCGATGAAACCGCGCAAGATCGAGATCAGCGGCGGCGGCAGTGCCGCCAATGACCGCATCGAGGCACCCAAGGACGCCCAAGCGGCCTGA
- a CDS encoding response regulator, translating to MGNKRVVHIVDDEETIRKALGFTLRTAGFVLEVYASGPEFLSALGDAEKGCVILDMHMPDMDGLQVQAELTRRGIGMPVVVLTGNGDPTLAVQAMRAGAVDFLAKPVEKAALLGAIDRAFSRLENIAGRAAEQADALSKAARLTQRERAILRGIARGHPNNLIADELGITSRTVELDRASLMIKLGAQSLPDLLRIAFAVDVGGSASADRR from the coding sequence ATGGGTAACAAGCGTGTCGTTCACATCGTCGATGACGAAGAGACAATTCGAAAAGCATTGGGATTCACGTTGCGGACCGCAGGCTTTGTCCTCGAGGTCTACGCTTCGGGGCCGGAATTTCTGTCGGCCCTGGGTGACGCCGAGAAAGGCTGCGTGATCCTCGACATGCACATGCCGGACATGGACGGCCTTCAGGTCCAGGCGGAGCTGACAAGACGCGGCATCGGCATGCCCGTCGTGGTGCTGACCGGAAATGGAGATCCTACGCTCGCCGTCCAGGCCATGAGGGCGGGTGCAGTCGATTTTCTCGCCAAGCCGGTCGAGAAGGCCGCGCTGCTCGGCGCAATCGACCGCGCCTTCAGCCGGCTGGAGAATATAGCCGGCCGTGCCGCCGAACAGGCCGACGCTCTGTCGAAAGCCGCGAGACTGACGCAGCGCGAACGGGCTATCCTGAGAGGGATTGCGCGAGGTCATCCCAACAACCTCATCGCAGATGAACTCGGCATCACGTCCCGCACGGTTGAGCTGGATCGGGCCAGCCTGATGATCAAACTGGGAGCCCAAAGTTTGCCCGACCTGCTACGGATCGCCTTTGCTGTGGATGTAGGCGGTTCGGCCAGTGCCGACCGGCGTTAG
- the cueR gene encoding Cu(I)-responsive transcriptional regulator, whose amino-acid sequence MNIGEASKQSGVSERMIRHYEKIGLIPAPPRRGAGYRDYGESDLHRLRFIANARDLGFPIEEIRTLLGLWADMGRASAEVKRLALARAEEFERKAAALTALRDTLVDLAERCHGDERPDCPIIAELALARSA is encoded by the coding sequence GTGAACATCGGGGAGGCGTCGAAGCAAAGCGGGGTCTCGGAGCGGATGATCCGCCATTATGAGAAGATTGGCCTCATCCCGGCGCCGCCGCGCCGGGGTGCAGGCTATCGCGACTATGGCGAGAGTGACCTCCATCGCCTTCGGTTCATCGCCAATGCGCGAGATCTGGGTTTCCCGATCGAGGAGATCCGCACCTTGCTCGGCCTTTGGGCGGATATGGGTCGCGCGAGCGCGGAGGTGAAGCGGCTTGCCCTTGCCCGCGCCGAGGAATTTGAGCGCAAGGCCGCGGCACTGACGGCGCTGCGCGACACGCTGGTCGATCTCGCCGAGCGGTGTCACGGCGACGAGCGGCCGGATTGTCCGATCATTGCTGAACTGGCGTTGGCCCGATCCGCATAG
- a CDS encoding heavy metal translocating P-type ATPase, with protein sequence MNETHGAAHGGGCCGGHGGAKAATGIKDPVCGMTVDPATTAHHADHGGERYHFCSAGCRAKFIADPERYLGPPAPPVAVPEGTIWTCPMHPEIRQDHPGSCPICGMALEPATVTADSGPSHELVDFTRRFRVGLMLALPVLILEMGAHLFPAIHRLVPMSISVWIQFVLATPVVLWAGWPFFERGWTSLKTRNLNMFTLIAMGTGVAWIYSVVATLAPQLFPPAFRGEDGMVAVYFEAAAVITVLVLLGQVLELRARERTSGAIKALLNLAPKTARRIGSDGNEEEISLDLVAVGDRLRVRPGEKVPVDGVVEDGRSSLDESMVTGESMPVTKAKADTVIGGTLNQTGALVIVADKVGRDTMLARIVQMVAEAQRSRAPIQRMADQVSGWFVPVVIAVAVVAFIAWGIWGPEPRFAYGLVASVAVLIIACPCALGLATPMSIMVGVGRGAGLGVLIKNAEALEHMEKVDTLVVDKTGTLTEGRPAVTQIVPAPGFDEAELLRLAASVERASEHPLALAIVEAAKDRGIATSDVIDFDSPTGRGALGTVEGRRIVLGNARFLADEGVATEALASQADALRRDGATAIFIGVDGTVGGAFAIADPVKATTPEALAALKAEGIRVVMLTGDNRTTAEAVARRLGIDEVEAEVLPDQKSAVVAKFKREGRVVAMAGDGVNDAPALAAADVGIAMGSGTDVAIESAGVTLLKGDLTGIVRARRLSQATMSNIRQNLVFAFIYNVAGVPVAAGALYPLFGILLSPIIAAAAMALSSVSVVTNALRLNRKAL encoded by the coding sequence ATGAACGAGACACATGGAGCGGCGCATGGCGGCGGTTGCTGCGGCGGCCACGGCGGCGCGAAAGCGGCGACCGGCATCAAGGACCCGGTCTGTGGCATGACCGTCGATCCGGCGACCACCGCGCACCATGCCGATCATGGCGGTGAACGCTATCATTTCTGCAGCGCGGGCTGCCGGGCAAAATTCATCGCCGATCCCGAGCGCTATCTCGGCCCGCCGGCACCGCCGGTCGCGGTGCCAGAAGGCACGATCTGGACCTGCCCTATGCATCCCGAGATCCGGCAGGACCATCCCGGGTCCTGTCCGATCTGCGGCATGGCGCTCGAACCCGCGACAGTAACCGCCGACAGCGGCCCCAGCCACGAACTGGTCGATTTCACACGGCGCTTCCGGGTCGGCCTGATGCTGGCCCTCCCGGTGCTGATCCTCGAGATGGGCGCGCATCTCTTTCCCGCGATCCATCGCCTCGTGCCGATGTCGATCTCGGTATGGATCCAGTTCGTGCTGGCGACACCCGTCGTGCTCTGGGCGGGCTGGCCCTTCTTCGAGCGTGGCTGGACCTCGCTCAAGACCCGCAACCTCAACATGTTCACCCTGATCGCGATGGGGACCGGGGTCGCCTGGATCTACAGCGTCGTCGCGACGCTCGCGCCCCAGCTGTTCCCGCCCGCCTTCCGCGGAGAGGACGGCATGGTTGCCGTCTATTTCGAGGCGGCCGCGGTGATCACTGTCCTCGTGCTGCTCGGCCAGGTGCTCGAACTGCGCGCGCGTGAGCGAACCTCGGGCGCGATCAAGGCGCTGCTCAATCTCGCGCCCAAGACCGCGCGCCGCATCGGTTCCGATGGCAACGAAGAGGAAATCAGCCTCGATCTGGTCGCGGTCGGCGACCGCCTGCGCGTGCGGCCCGGCGAGAAGGTGCCGGTCGACGGCGTGGTCGAGGACGGCCGCTCCTCGCTCGACGAGTCGATGGTCACCGGTGAGTCCATGCCCGTCACCAAGGCCAAGGCCGACACGGTGATCGGCGGCACGCTCAACCAGACCGGAGCGCTGGTGATCGTCGCCGACAAGGTCGGACGCGACACCATGCTCGCGCGGATCGTCCAGATGGTCGCCGAGGCGCAGCGCTCGCGCGCGCCGATCCAGCGCATGGCCGATCAGGTGTCGGGCTGGTTCGTGCCGGTGGTCATCGCGGTCGCGGTGGTCGCGTTCATCGCCTGGGGTATCTGGGGCCCAGAGCCGCGCTTCGCCTACGGGCTGGTGGCGTCGGTCGCCGTGCTGATCATCGCTTGTCCTTGCGCGTTGGGTCTCGCAACGCCGATGTCGATCATGGTCGGCGTCGGCCGCGGCGCCGGGCTCGGCGTCCTTATCAAGAACGCCGAAGCGCTCGAGCATATGGAAAAGGTCGACACGCTCGTCGTCGACAAGACAGGCACGCTCACCGAAGGCCGGCCTGCCGTCACCCAGATCGTGCCGGCGCCCGGCTTCGACGAAGCCGAACTGCTGCGGCTTGCCGCCTCGGTCGAGCGGGCCTCCGAGCATCCGCTCGCGTTGGCAATCGTCGAGGCCGCGAAGGATCGCGGCATCGCCACGAGCGACGTCATCGACTTCGACTCGCCGACTGGGCGCGGCGCGCTCGGCACGGTCGAAGGGCGGCGCATCGTCCTCGGCAATGCGCGGTTCCTTGCCGACGAAGGGGTTGCGACTGAGGCGCTCGCCAGCCAGGCCGACGCACTGCGCCGGGATGGCGCCACCGCGATCTTCATCGGCGTCGACGGCACGGTCGGCGGCGCCTTCGCGATCGCCGATCCGGTGAAGGCCACGACGCCCGAAGCGCTCGCCGCGCTCAAGGCGGAGGGCATTCGCGTGGTCATGCTGACCGGCGACAACCGCACCACGGCGGAAGCGGTCGCCCGGCGCCTGGGCATCGACGAGGTCGAAGCCGAGGTGCTGCCCGATCAGAAGAGCGCCGTGGTCGCGAAGTTCAAGCGCGAGGGACGGGTGGTCGCCATGGCCGGCGATGGTGTCAACGACGCCCCCGCGCTAGCCGCCGCCGATGTCGGCATCGCCATGGGCTCGGGCACCGACGTCGCGATCGAGAGCGCAGGCGTCACCCTGCTCAAGGGCGACCTTACCGGCATCGTCCGGGCGCGACGGCTCAGCCAGGCGACCATGTCGAACATCCGCCAGAACCTCGTCTTCGCTTTCATCTACAATGTCGCGGGCGTGCCGGTCGCGGCGGGCGCACTCTATCCGCTGTTCGGCATCCTCCTCTCGCCGATCATCGCGGCCGCCGCCATGGCGCTCTCCTCGGTCAGCGTGGTCACCAACGCGCTGCGCCTCAACCGGAAAGCGCTGTGA
- a CDS encoding class I SAM-dependent methyltransferase, whose amino-acid sequence MQSYTPPLGTGSTKDYDRAIRLWTREKRWRAAMLAALAPKAGETVVDVGCGTGSFALMLKQAEPRTQVIGLDPDAEALDIARHKAAARQADIDWRQGFARDVAPGTADAVVSSLVLHQMPVREKAATLRAMFAMLRPGGRLVIADYGRQHGLMRLAFRLTVQRLDGIDDTRPNADGVLPGLIAAAGFRHVAETFRLLTITGAIELLTAHRPAQAQGLTVANDLG is encoded by the coding sequence ATGCAATCCTACACCCCGCCGCTCGGGACCGGATCGACGAAAGACTATGATCGCGCGATCCGCCTGTGGACGCGGGAGAAGCGGTGGCGTGCCGCCATGCTCGCCGCCCTGGCGCCCAAAGCCGGTGAGACGGTCGTCGACGTCGGCTGTGGCACCGGCAGCTTCGCGCTGATGCTCAAGCAAGCCGAGCCCAGGACGCAGGTGATCGGTCTCGATCCCGATGCCGAGGCGCTCGACATCGCGCGGCACAAGGCCGCTGCGCGGCAGGCCGATATTGACTGGCGTCAGGGATTTGCCAGGGACGTGGCCCCGGGCACCGCCGACGCTGTCGTATCGAGTCTCGTGCTGCATCAGATGCCGGTCAGGGAGAAGGCGGCAACCCTGCGCGCCATGTTCGCCATGCTGCGCCCGGGTGGCCGCCTGGTGATCGCAGATTATGGCCGCCAGCACGGTCTCATGCGGCTCGCCTTTCGCCTGACCGTGCAGCGACTCGATGGCATCGATGATACCCGACCCAACGCCGACGGCGTGCTCCCCGGCCTGATCGCGGCGGCCGGCTTCAGGCATGTGGCCGAGACGTTTCGGCTCTTGACCATCACCGGCGCGATCGAATTGCTTACCGCGCATCGACCGGCGCAGGCCCAGGGCCTTACGGTTGCGAACGACCTTGGCTGA